The following DNA comes from Henckelia pumila isolate YLH828 unplaced genomic scaffold, ASM3356847v2 CTG_461:::fragment_3, whole genome shotgun sequence.
TGAGGAAATAAAAATATGGACGGAAACAAATACAATAACACACaacacatatataatatataatcgtACCGTTTTTTTTTTCCGAAAGAAGCTTAATATTAAACAGAGTCAACCAAAAGAACATCCGAAATAAAGAAAGGCGAGGGAGTAACTCGGCCTACAAAATCAGACAAAGAACCTACCGCCCTAGCTAAAGCGTGAGCAACTTGGTTCGCCGATCTcctaacaaaataaaacaaacaagATTGGAATTCTTCAACAAGAAGTTTACAATCTTCAATTAAAAGGCCCAAGCTGGAGTGATCAGACACCGAGGAGTTAAGAGCATCTATGACAATTTTGGCATCTGATTCAATTTGAAAGTGATAGTAATCCAGTTCTTTTAGCCAGCTTAATGCTTCCCTTATGCCCAAGGCTTCTGCAATGGCTGGATTTTGTATTCCAAGAATGCATCCATGAATAGCTCCTACAACCATTCCTCTGTGATATCTAATTATACATCCATAGCCCATGCGAGGGGGGTTGTTGAATAGCGCTGCATCGACGTTGCATTTTATAAGTGGAGTTGGGGGACATTGCCAATGTGTAATCTACTGTTGGATAGGATGGGGTGATCGAGGTATCGG
Coding sequences within:
- the LOC140871999 gene encoding uncharacterized protein; this translates as MVVGAIHGCILGIQNPAIAEALGIREALSWLKELDYYHFQIESDAKIVIDALNSSVSDHSSLGLLIEDCKLLVEEFQSCLFYFVRRSANQVAHALARAVGSLSDFVGRVTPSPFFISDVLLVDSV